The Emys orbicularis isolate rEmyOrb1 chromosome 21, rEmyOrb1.hap1, whole genome shotgun sequence genome has a segment encoding these proteins:
- the GEMIN7 gene encoding gem-associated protein 7 produces MKVPVSVIRLPRGPDGTSRGFDPNSPRYQALSPISISTMGCGNEADLEREQQARVALRERYLRSLFAMVGHTIHFTMYERVNVSAFFDASDIDILNFQVSDLQTPLGVHREALLRCSDIISYTFEL; encoded by the coding sequence ATGAAGGTGCCAGTCAGCGTGATCCGCCTGCCCCGTGGGCCGGATGGCACAAGCCGTGGCTTTGACCCCAACTCCCCTCGGTACCAGGCTCTGAGCCCCATCAGCATCTCCACTATGGGCTGTGGGAACGAGGCAGATCTGGAGCGGGAGCAGCAGGCCCGCGTGGCTCTGCGGGAGCGGTACCTGCGCAGCCTGTTTGCCATGGTTGGCCACACCATCCATTTCACAATGTACGAGAGAGTCAACGTCTCGGCCTTCTTCGACGCCTCCGACATCGACATCTTGAACTTCCAGGTGTCCGACCTGCAGACCCCGCTGGGTGTGCACAGGGAGGCGCTGCTCCGCTGCTCGGACATCATCTCCTACACCTTCGAGCTgtga